CGGCGAAACTCAAACTTTATATCGGGAGTTGCTGGCCAACCCTTTCGATCTGACCGTGGCCGAGTCGTTTGAGACCGACCCTGACAAGCTGGATTACCCCGCCGATGCCGCCGCGCGCCGTGACTACTGGCACCGACTGCTCAAGTATCAAACGCTGGTTCAGGTATCCGATATGATGGACGAGCAAGCTAAAAAAGCCGAAAAGCCGTTGGCCTCGAAGCAAGCTGGTCCTGTAACCAAGCGCACGGCGGCGGAGCTGGAAGCCGAAGCCCGAAAGCGTGTCTTGAAGTATTATGATGAGTTGTTCAATGATATAAAGCAAACTGATGCCGCCGACCGACTGGCGCTCTACGCTTCCGCTGTTACGAATGCCTACGACCCGCACACCGAGTATTTTGCCCCCCAGGACAAAGACAACTTCGATATTGCCCTAACTGGGCGCCTTGAGGGCACGGGCGCGTTGCTCGATGAAAAAGACGGTCAGATTTCGGTAGCAGACATTGTGCCCGGCAGCGCCGCTTACCGGCAGGGCGAGCTCAAAACCGGCGACATCATTCTGCGGGTAGCACAAGGCGATGCAGAGCCCGTAGATATAACCGGCATGCGCCGGGACAAAGTGGTGAAGCTGATTCGGGGTAAGAAAGGCACCGAAGTACGCCTGACGGTGCGTAAGCCCGACGCCAGCACCCACGTTATCAGCATTATCCGCGACGTGGTTATTATCGAAGACACCTATGCTCAGTCGGCGGTGGTGAATGAAGGCGGACGCAAAATCGGCTACATTCTGCTGCCCAGCTTCTACGCCGACTTCAACCACAATGGCAGCCGCAGCTCGGCCACCGATGTAAAAAACGAATTAGAAAAGCTGAAGAAAGCCGGTGTGCAGGGCGTCGTCCTCGATTTGCGCTTTAATGGTGGCGGCTCGTTGCAGGATGCGGTAGAAATGGCGGGCTTGTTTGTAAAAAATGGCCCTATGGTGCAGATAAAAAGCCGACAGCGGGCCGCCCAGATTATCGGCGACCCCGACAATGACGTGCAGTACGAAGGCCCGTTGGTAGTGTTGGTGAACAAATACAGCGCCTCGGCTTCCGAGATTCTGGCCGCTGCTATCCAAGATTATAAGCGGGGGCTAATTCTGGGCAACACGACTTACGGCAAAGGCACTGTACAGCAGATGTTCGACTTGGATCAGGTGCTGCCCGCCACCTTTGACAACCTGAAGCCTTTCGGGTCGCTCAAGCTGACGGTGCAGAAGTATTACCGCATCAATGGTGGCTCCACGCAGTTTAAGGGCGTTACGCCGGATGTAGTGGTGCCGGATGCTTACAGCACGCTTGGCGAGGGCGAACAAGACACCGACTATGCGTTGCCGTGGGACGAAATTGCGCCCGCCAATTATAAAACATGGTCTGGGGCGGCTTCCCTGCCGCAGCTAGTGGCCGCTAGTAACAACCGCGTGGCTACAAGTGCCGGTCTGAAACTTATCACCGAATCGGTGCTGCGGATGCAGAAGCGTAAGAACGACACCAAGGTTTCCCTAAATCTGGCCGGCTACCGGGCCGAACAGGAACTGACGCGGGCCGCTTCCAACAAGTATACGGAGTCGCAAAAGCTGCTGCCGGCTCTGGAAATTACCCCACTCAACGTCACGGCCTCTACGGCTACCACTGCTGACACCACGCTGACTAATCGCGCTTCTCGCTTTGTGAAGCCACTGCGGAAGGATCTGGCTTTGCGTGAAGCTGTGGCTGTGATCAAGGATGCGCTCTAGGGGCTTTTTTAATTTTGTTATAGGTGACGTTTCTATAATCGTCTGGTATCCTTTCTGGCACCTCACCAGAAAGGATACCAGACGATTATTATTTAACGACCAACCTTTCCTACTTGGCCTTTCGGATGTACAGATTGCCATTTAGCGACTTCATCATCACCTCGGCGCCGCCACCATTAATCTTGCCGTAGCTCCAATCATCGGTGCTGACCCGATAGGTGCCGCCCTGAGCTGTCTTGTTGACCTTGGGGGCGCTTTTTTCAGTGGCCAGATCGAAGTCACTGTAAATCTCGCCCATGTCGGATTTCATCTTGAAGGCGGCTTTAGCATTAGCGGGAAAGGTCACATCGACTTTGCCATTTACGGTAGAGAAAGCCATAGGAGCGCCGTTAGTGACGTTTTTGAAAGTAGCAACCACAGATCCGTTTACCGTGTTGGCTACCGCCGAACCCGACACCTGCTTGAGCTGCACGCTGCCGTTCACGTTGCTAACTTCCAACTCCCCGCTCACGTTTTCCACCACAATATCGCCGTCTTGCACCGTGCCGATTTTCAGCGAAAACTGCTGCGGCACTTTGATTACCAGGTCGATAGGCTGCTGCCAGGAGTTTGTCTTGATATAGACTTTGTTGTCTCTTTCCTCAGCTGTCAAGTCGAAGCTAGGGTTCCGGTCAATGCGGCGCATACCGGAAGCGTCGCCGGCTGGAGCACTTCGGCCGCGTCGTTCGCCGCGGGCTGAGGCTTCAATCACAACGTCTTTGCCGTTGTAGCCTACCACATTGATGGAACCACCTACTAGTTTCACGTTCAAGGAGCCGGGCTTACCGGGCGAGGTCAGCGCTACGACTACCTGCTCTTTTACCTGCTCACTTGTTTGCTCCCTCGTCTTTGTTTGTTCCCTCGTCCTCTCCCGGGTTTGGGCCAGAAGCGGCAGCGAAGGAGTCAGTAACAGTGCGAGCAGACTGGCTTGGAGTAGTTGGCGAATGCGGAATTGACTATGCAAAGGGGATTTCATTTGGTTTGCTGTTTGATGGTCACGTCGCCGTTGAGGGTCTCGAAGCGGAAATCTTTTCCGCCCTTACCCAGCCGTACTGCTGTGTCCTTGGTTAATTTGTATTTGGTACCGCTGCCAGTACTTTGCTTGTTTTGAGTGACTTGTACCGGTAGCGTTTCCACTTGGGGGAAGTCCGTGAACAGCTCACCGTGCATGCTTTTGAAATGCACATCCGCTGAGAAGTTGGCGGGATACGTCACTTTGATATCCCCATTGATGGTGTTGTAGGAGGAAGCTTCGGGGGGGCTGGCCAGGTAGGTAGCTTCCACATTGCCGTTCACGGTGCGCGCTTTCGTGGTGCCCTTCACATTCTTGAGCGTGACTGCCCCGTTCACGTTGTAAGCCCGCAACGAACCGCTGACATCCTGCACCATCACCTCGCCATCATTTACCGTCGAGACGTGCACGTGCATTTGCGACGGCACTTTCACCACGTAGTCGATGGTGGCTTTGTATTCTATGTCGCGGTCATTGTTGCGGTTGTTATTGCGCCGGGGGCGGGAGTCGTACGGCTCAGAGATGTAGGCGATAACGCTGTCGCCGCGCTGCTCAAAGCCTAGCTTCACCTCCTTTACGCCTTGCTCTATGGTTTTCGCATCGGGGCCGGTGATGGTTTTGGTGGCTTCGACAACCACTTTATTGCCACTGTAGCCTTGCACACGCACGGAGCCGAAGATGTTGTAGACGGCCAGTGTACTGCGCGCGGCGTCGCCGGTGAGCGTAAACTCTTTATTGATTTTTTCAGTGTTTTCGCGGTCTTGAGCCCAGAGTTGGCAGCTAGACAATAGCACCAGCAGACCGATCAGGCTGGGGAGAAAGGAACGTTTCATCGTAGTCGTTTGAAGTGGAGGGCGCAGCAGGCTGGCCGTTTGACAAGTTTTTGATGCTTTCTTTGATCTTATCTTTCACAGTCTGATCCAGATCAGGCTGCTTGAGCAGGCGGCGTAAGGGCTGAACCGACCGCTTTTCCTGGAGCTGCACCATCACATCGGCCAGGGCCGACTGCACCAGCGGCGATTCCTGCTGTGGTAGCGACTGCACAAGGCCCATTCTTACTTTCGGCTCATCGGCCAGTTCGGCCAAGGCTTCCAGCGTGGCGAGGCGCACGTTCACGTTGTCGTCATGATTCAGAGTGCTGAGCAGGGCGTCGATCACACGGTCATTGGGGCCGCTTATTTCCTTCGTGTAGCTCACGGCCCGCAGCCGCTCACTAGCCGAAGGATTTTTGATGAGCGAGAGCAGCATTACCTGGCGCATTTGTTCTACCTGCGTGGTCAGCGTGGCAAGTTGCTGCTGCTCCGGCGTGGCGGCTGTTTTCTTGTTGTTCAGCCAATAGCCGCCTACCAATCCAATGGCCAATAAGCTAAGGCCGTACGCCAACCGCACCGCGGCCTGGGGCAGCATTAAGCTTTGTAGCCATCCAAAAAAGCCCCCCAGTGGATTAGTCGACGCCGTGGGCATGGTTTCCTTATAGGAAGCAAGCATGGCGTAGAACTCGGGGCGCAGGTTTTCGCTTGGCTCCGGCACGGGCACGCTGCCCAGCATTTGCCACATCTGCTCCATGCTTTGCAGCTCTTCCTGACATTCGGGGCACTTGGCTACGTGAGCCTCCAGTGCAAACCGTTCGGCATCCGGCAGCTGGTGGTTTAGGTAGTCAGCTAATTGTTCTTTTATGTGGTCGCAATTCATTGCCTTCCCGTCAGTTTTCAATTCGCAAGTAGATTGTCTTTAACTCATTCATGGCCCGGTGCACGCGCACCTTCACGGCCCCTTCGGTCGTGTTCATCACGCGGGCTATTTCCTCGTACTTCAATTCCTGGAAGCGGCTCAGCACCAATACCTCGCGGTTTTCGGCACTTAGCTTAGCCAGGGCACTGTGCAGGGTAGCTACTTCCTGCTCGCGCTGTAGTTGCTCGTCAGCCCCTACTCCACCCCCAATTTTTTCGGCATAATCGGCTACATCGGAATGCCGAACCGAGTGCCGATTCTTCTTCACATGGTCGGCCAGCACGTTGCGGGCCAGGTGGTACATCCAGGTCCTGAATTCCCCGTCGCCAGTGAAGGTGTGACGGTATTTCAGCATCCGGTAGAACACCGTTTGCACCAGGTCTTCGCTGGCTTCGGCCTGGCCCAACATGTGATAGAGAAAGCCGAACAGCTTGCGGTGGTAGCGCTCAAAGAGCAACCCCATCCGGTCCACGTCTCCGGCCTTCACCCGAAGCATGAGCGCATTGTCTGTGAGCGAGTTCAACCGGTTGAAAGGTAGTTTTTGAGCTTATTTTGATGTGGACACCGCGCCAACTCCCGAAGGTTACAGGAAGTCGTCAACTTTTTTTGAAAAAAGCCCCCCAAGCCGCTTTATCTGACTGTAAAGCGTAGATAAAGTGGCTTGGGGGGCTTTTCTGAGGGAAACATGAAATCGCGATGCCCAAGCGGCGCAGTTGCATTCAACTATTAAGACGTCAATACGCGTCTCTACAGCAGCCTACTAGCTCAGGCGCGCACCTCCGGCAACCACACCGTAAACTCGCTGTATTCTCCATACTCGGAGTTCACCGTGAGCGTGCCGCCGTGGCCTTTGGTGACGATGTCGTAGCTGAGCGAGAGGCCTAGGCCCGTGCCTTCGCCCGGCGGCTTGGTCGTGAAAAACGGATGGAAAATCTTGTCAATCACATCCAGCGGAATGCCCGTGCCATTGTCGCGCACCCGCAACAGCACGCCATTTACCGCCCGCTGCGTACTCACCGACACGGTTGGCTTATAATTACTCCCGGGCGGCAGCTGCGTGGCCTTTTTGTGCACCGCGTAAAAAGCATTGGTAAACAAATTCAGCAGCACCCGGCTGATATCCTCGACCACCACGGTTATCGGCCCCAATTGTAGGTTGAAGTCGGTAGAGAGAGTGGCGTTGAAGTCTTTGTGCTTGGCGCGCAGGCCGTGATAAGCCAACCGTAAATACTCGTCGGCCAGCGCGTTCAGGTCCGTGGGCTGCCGTTCGCCCCGGCTGGCGCGCGAGTGCAGGAGCATTCCCCGCACAATATTGCCAGCGCGGTCGGCGTGCTCATTTACCTTCTTCTGACTTTGGGCCAGATCATCCAGCAATGACGTTATCATCACCCTGCGCTTCTCCGATATTGCCTCATGGTCGAGTTCCTGGCGCAGTTCCTCCACCAACTCTATTCCTACCTCCGAGAAGTTATCAACGAAGTTGAGCGGGTTCTGAATCTCGTGGGCAATACCGGCCGTGAGGGCGCCCAGCGAGGCCAGCTTTTCCTGTTGCACCAGTTGGTCCTGCGTGTTCTGCAAATGCTCCAGCGACTGACCTAGCGTCTCGTTTTTCTGGCTCAGCATCTTCTCCTGCCGAAAGTTTTCGGCGCGGAAGTAGTACACCACAAAAAACAGCGTCATGAAAAACAGCAGCACATTGGCGTTATAGAAATAGGTGCTATCCTTCACATAAAGAAAAGGTTGTACATGCTGCATCGCGTAGCGCACCGCAAAATAGGCGGCCACGTTGAGCGAAAACAACATGAGTATTTTCCAGAATTTGCGAAAGAACAGCATGGCGACAATGCTGTTCGAAATCAGGTAATACTCGACGCCGTCGTACTTGCGGGCAATGGCAATAAAGGAGCATAACACCGTAACGCTCAGGATGCAGTAGTAGGCCGAAGCATTGTAGCGTCGGTAATGATTGAGTATAAAAGGGGGTAAATTCAGGAATACGCCCGCCAGGCAAATCCGAAACGTCAGCCAGTCCGGGGAGTTAAAGAACACAATGACGTAGCCGGTATAGATGGCAATTGTGATGGCGCTAATCCCATTCAGCAGCCGCACCCGCTTCCATTGCCATTCGGTAAGCTCCTTGTGCACCCCAATATTGATGAGGCGCTTCCACATTTCCAGAAAAGGCCAAATCAACCTGGCCAGAGGCCCAGCCGGAGCACCATCCGCAGCCGACTTGTGAAGTGTGAGCATAGCAGAACTAACTGACCAAGGATAGATTAGCGCTAAAGTCAGCGAAATGACAAGGGTGCGTCGCTATCGTTGCTTATGGCTAAGGAAATGAAACAGATAGGCTGAATGGTTAAGATTAAGTAATTTAGTTGAAATGGATTCATTTATAATTGTTCCACCTATAATCATACTATATTTAATACTGATCATCCTTTCCCTAAGGCCTTATGCAGGCCGGTTATAATGCCTGTTCTATTCCCTCCCGCTCCTGCCTGATCAGGTAGTAGCACTTTGCTATCCTACGAGCATAACCGGCTGCTAAAGCTGGTATTGCTCGCCACCGCATCAGAAGCGCCACTGCCTATTATGCACTGCTATCTGCCCATAAGAGTTCTCATGCTGCTGGCACTGGTTTTTGCCATACGGGCAGGAGTGGCACAATCAGGCAGTGACACGGCTGTTTACTTCGATAAAATGCCCCCGGTGGCATTGTGCTCGACAAAGGCTGGAAGTTTCAGCCCGGCGACGATGAGCAGTGGGCGCAGCCGGATATCGACGACCAAGGCTGGCAACCGATCAACCCAACCCTTCCACCCCGGCAGCTGCCGCAGGTGCAGCAGGCGGGTATTGGCTGGCTTCGGCTACGCTTCCGGGTAAGCCCCGAGCTTCAGCGCAAAGCCCTGATCTTGAGCATTGCCCAATACGCCGCCTCGGAGGTGTACCTGAATGGACAGCTGCTGCGTCAATACGGAGTGGTTAGCTCTATACCTGTGCTGGTAAGGGCTTACTGGCCCAATCGGGAGCCTATTGAGTTGCCCCTTTCTGAGGAGGGCGAGCAGGTATTGGCCATTCGGGTTGCGCACTGGGGGCTTTTTCCGTCTTCAACGATTTTTTCGTTCCTACTTTCTTTCAGGCACGCTTGGCTGGGCTACAGCAGATCGAGGAAAATTTTCAGATGGAGTCCAAATACAAGGTAGCCGATATGCTCCTTTTTGGGGCTCTGCTCCTGCTTAGCACGCTGCATGTCGCGTTCTATTTATATAACCCCAATCAGCGGGCTAATTTCTATTTCGCGCTGTATACCATGGCCGAAGCCAGCGCCTTTTTCTGTACTGGCTTTCTCGATGATATCGGCGCGCATGGGCTCCGCCTGGGAATGGATATCGTGTCTTACGCGAGCCTGCAGATAGGGAGCGTGTTAGCCGTTCGGGCCCTCTACAGCTTCTTCTATCTGCGAGTTGGGCGCATTTATTACGCCCTCTGGATAGCCAATATTTTCAGCCTGTTGCTATTGATGTTCGGGCAAGGGTTCCATTGGTATCCTACCGTCGGCTTTATGCTGCTAGTTACAGCAGAGCAGTTGCGCATTACCGTAGGCGCCCTACGGCAGGCGAAGCGGGCTGCGGGCATCATTGCACTGGGCTTCGGCATCGCCTTCGTGCTGCTGCTAGCATTTGCTTTGCTGTCTGTAGTACAGCCAGAAATACTTCGGCAGGAAGTACTGGGAATTCCGCTGCATACGATGCTTACGTTCTCCGCTTTTCTGTGTCCCGTGCTGGCTATTTCGCTGTTTCTGGCCTGCCGCTTCGCCCTCGATAGTCGCCTGCTCATGATTAAGCTGGCCCAGGTACGTCGGCTTTCGGCCCAGGCTACGGCCCAACAGGAGGAGAAGCAGCAACTGCTGGCGCAGCAGAATGAGCTATTGGAACAGCAGGTGCAGCAGCGAACGGCCGCTTTGCAGCAAACTTTGAGCAACCTGCAAGCTATGCAGCAGCAATTGATTCAAAGCGAGAAAATGGCCAGCTTAGGTGAGCTGACGGCCGGCATTGCCCACGAGATTCAGAACCCGCTCAACTTCGTCAATAACTTCGCGGAGGTAGGCGTAGATTTATTAGCCGAGCTAAAAGCTGGCCCTTTGCTCAGCTTGCCTGATAAGGAGCGAAAATCAGCCGCGGAGCTGGTTGATGACTTATCGCAAAACCTGGAGAAGATCACCTACCACGGAAAGCGCGCCGATAGCATTGTGAAGGGCATGCTAGAGCACTCGCGCGCCAGCCGGGGCGAACGGCAACTCACGGACCTGAATGCCTTGGCCGACGAGTACTTACGCCTGGCTTACCACGGCCTGCGCGCCAAGCACAAAGACTTTAACGCTACCCTTACTACAGATTTCGACAAGAATCTGGGCCTTGTGGAGCTTGTACCGCAGGAAATAGGACGTGTGCTCCTCAATTTGATTAACAATGCTTTCTACGCCGTCCAGCAACGGCAACGGCTAGGCCAGGCCGGCTACCGGCCCGAAGTGTGTGTGGCTACCAAACGCCTGAAAAATGAGCAGGTGGTTATCTGGGTGAAGGATAATGGCATGGGCATCCCGGAAGTAATTCGGCAAAAAATCTTTCACCCCTTTTTCACGACCAAGCCGCCGGGCGAAGGCACGGGCCTGGGCCTCTCGCTCAGCTACGACATCGTCACCAAAGGCCACGGCGGCACCCTCACAGTCACGACGAAGCCAGGCGAATACACGGAGTTTGCAGTATCTCTACCCGTCAGTCAGGAACACGTACAGACACAAACGCTAAGTTATTCCATATGAGAAAGATCTTGGTTGTCGACGATGAGGCTGATGTGCGGCTCCTGTTTGAGCAACGCTTCCGACGGGAAATCCGTGACGGCGTATTTTCGTTTTCCTTTGCCTTCTCCGGGGAAGAGGCGTTGTCGTACTTAGAACAAGAGCCACATTATTCGGAAGTAGTGCTGATTTTGTCCGACATTAATATGCCGGGCATGAGTGGCCTGGAACTGCTTCGCCTGATAAAAAAAGACCATCCGATTCCGCCTCCCTTGGTGATGATGATTACCGCTTATGCCGATGCCGAGAGCTATAACAAAGCCATGGAGCTGGGAGCCAATGATTTTTTATCAAAACCACTTGACTTTGCTACGTTAAGGCAAAAACTACTTCTCCTGAATACTATCTGAAAGCCGCGCTATGAAAACCAAAATACTGGTGGTAGATGATGAGGCTGACTTAGAGTTGCTGATCAAGCAGAAGTTCCGACGCAAGATTCGCGAAGGCACCTATGAGTTTCGTTTTGCCCACGATGGACAGCAGGCGCTGGATAAGCTCAAAGAGCAGCCGGATGTCGATATCGTTCTCTCTGATATCAACATGCCCGTGATGGATGGGCTGACGCTGCTGACCAAGCTACCCGAGGTAAACCCAACCCTGAAAACCGTGATGGTTTCGGCTTACGGCGATATGCAGAATATCCGCACGGCCATGAACCGCGGCGCCTTCGACTTCGTGTGCAAGCCCGTCGATTTTGCTGACCTGGAAGTAACCTTGGAGAAGACAATTGCACAAGTACAGCAGCTGCGCGAAACTCTGCGGGCGATTCAGGAAAACAACATCCTGAAGATGTACGTGGACGAAACGGTCATCAATTTTATGGCCCGCCCCGGCTTGGAAAACCGCCTGATGGCCAGTGAAAGCATTGAGGCCACAGTGGTTTTTATTGATATCTGCGGCTTTACCGCACTGGCCGAGAAGCTACAGGCCGATGCCTTAGTGCGCTTGCTGAATCTGTATTTTGATCAGATGGTGAAGGAGATTATTGCGCAGGGCGGCTACATCGACAAGTTTATGGGCGACGCCGTGATGGCTGTTTTCCGGGGCACTTTTCACCTCGACCGCGCCATCGATGCGGCCTTATCAGTGCGGACCTTGCTTCAAACCAACGCGGAGCCCCTCCCCGATGGCATCACGTACCGGCCTGATGTAGCCATTGGCATCAGTACGGGAGAAGTAGTGTCAGGCAATATCGGGTCGGCCTCGCTGAAGCGGCTAGATTATACCATCATCGGGGATACCGTGAACCTGGGGCAACGTTTGCAGTCGGTCGCCCAGCCCGGACAGATTCTCATTACCGAGGCTACTTATCAGCAGGTAAAAGAGTCGTTCCAATGTCAGCCCGTGCAGGAGTTTACCCTAAAGAACAAGGCCAAACCTGTGATGACGTATGAAGTAGTATCGTAGCGGAGCCGGCCACCAAGCCGGTTATAGCGGCGGCGGGGCCAGTACCGCCTTTATTTTGGTACCAGCTAGTAGCGAGCCGCCGGCCACGCGGTCCAAGCGCAAGTCTACGAACAGGGAGCCGTCGGTGCTGATATGACTGCCTAGTACTACGCCGCTCGCGGCGAAGGTCTTATCGTCTGCGCGACTAATATTTGCCCCCCAACCCGGCGCAACAGGCTGGGTATAAAGACTGGGGGGCATTATTTGAATCTGAAACGGCTCTAGTTCCAGCAGCGAAGCTACCACGGTATTAGGAGACAGGTAGGAACTGCCATCAATCAGGCGCTCAGCAACCAAGGCATTCATGGGTGCCACTACAAAGTTGTGGTCGTAGCCCTTCACCAGAATCTCGCCTTTGTGCACGTATTGCCCTGGCACGAAGAATATTCGCTTGATCCGCCCTTTGGTACGAGCGAGCAGCGGTGAATGACGGCTTGTCGTCACGATTCCCGGCAACTCCTCCAACACAGGCCGCGGCGCGTCAGCGAAAGCACCTTTACTCGCTGGCCCAGTTTTTTGCGCTACCCGCTGATCTGCATCGTCTACTTTCTCTGCCAGCGAGCCGCTCCACCAGCATCCGCTACAGCTCATTGCCACCAACAGGGC
The window above is part of the Hymenobacter radiodurans genome. Proteins encoded here:
- a CDS encoding carboxy terminal-processing peptidase; this encodes MLSTRAIATYGTVLLLGISGLTAFNSPPSWLNKDKVLANNPKDEVLLKTLVQGLSEAHFQPLPVDDKFSQRVFKLYLKRLDSGHRFLLKSDVEQLRKYQNELDDELKKGDHPFLDLSTKLIEQRIGETQTLYRELLANPFDLTVAESFETDPDKLDYPADAAARRDYWHRLLKYQTLVQVSDMMDEQAKKAEKPLASKQAGPVTKRTAAELEAEARKRVLKYYDELFNDIKQTDAADRLALYASAVTNAYDPHTEYFAPQDKDNFDIALTGRLEGTGALLDEKDGQISVADIVPGSAAYRQGELKTGDIILRVAQGDAEPVDITGMRRDKVVKLIRGKKGTEVRLTVRKPDASTHVISIIRDVVIIEDTYAQSAVVNEGGRKIGYILLPSFYADFNHNGSRSSATDVKNELEKLKKAGVQGVVLDLRFNGGGSLQDAVEMAGLFVKNGPMVQIKSRQRAAQIIGDPDNDVQYEGPLVVLVNKYSASASEILAAAIQDYKRGLILGNTTYGKGTVQQMFDLDQVLPATFDNLKPFGSLKLTVQKYYRINGGSTQFKGVTPDVVVPDAYSTLGEGEQDTDYALPWDEIAPANYKTWSGAASLPQLVAASNNRVATSAGLKLITESVLRMQKRKNDTKVSLNLAGYRAEQELTRAASNKYTESQKLLPALEITPLNVTASTATTADTTLTNRASRFVKPLRKDLALREAVAVIKDAL
- a CDS encoding DUF4097 family beta strand repeat-containing protein, whose product is MKSPLHSQFRIRQLLQASLLALLLTPSLPLLAQTRERTREQTKTREQTSEQVKEQVVVALTSPGKPGSLNVKLVGGSINVVGYNGKDVVIEASARGERRGRSAPAGDASGMRRIDRNPSFDLTAEERDNKVYIKTNSWQQPIDLVIKVPQQFSLKIGTVQDGDIVVENVSGELEVSNVNGSVQLKQVSGSAVANTVNGSVVATFKNVTNGAPMAFSTVNGKVDVTFPANAKAAFKMKSDMGEIYSDFDLATEKSAPKVNKTAQGGTYRVSTDDWSYGKINGGGAEVMMKSLNGNLYIRKAK
- a CDS encoding DUF4097 family beta strand repeat-containing protein gives rise to the protein MKRSFLPSLIGLLVLLSSCQLWAQDRENTEKINKEFTLTGDAARSTLAVYNIFGSVRVQGYSGNKVVVEATKTITGPDAKTIEQGVKEVKLGFEQRGDSVIAYISEPYDSRPRRNNNRNNDRDIEYKATIDYVVKVPSQMHVHVSTVNDGEVMVQDVSGSLRAYNVNGAVTLKNVKGTTKARTVNGNVEATYLASPPEASSYNTINGDIKVTYPANFSADVHFKSMHGELFTDFPQVETLPVQVTQNKQSTGSGTKYKLTKDTAVRLGKGGKDFRFETLNGDVTIKQQTK
- a CDS encoding HEAT repeat domain-containing protein codes for the protein MNCDHIKEQLADYLNHQLPDAERFALEAHVAKCPECQEELQSMEQMWQMLGSVPVPEPSENLRPEFYAMLASYKETMPTASTNPLGGFFGWLQSLMLPQAAVRLAYGLSLLAIGLVGGYWLNNKKTAATPEQQQLATLTTQVEQMRQVMLLSLIKNPSASERLRAVSYTKEISGPNDRVIDALLSTLNHDDNVNVRLATLEALAELADEPKVRMGLVQSLPQQESPLVQSALADVMVQLQEKRSVQPLRRLLKQPDLDQTVKDKIKESIKNLSNGQPAAPSTSNDYDETFLSPQPDRSAGAIV
- a CDS encoding RNA polymerase sigma factor codes for the protein MLRVKAGDVDRMGLLFERYHRKLFGFLYHMLGQAEASEDLVQTVFYRMLKYRHTFTGDGEFRTWMYHLARNVLADHVKKNRHSVRHSDVADYAEKIGGGVGADEQLQREQEVATLHSALAKLSAENREVLVLSRFQELKYEEIARVMNTTEGAVKVRVHRAMNELKTIYLRIEN
- a CDS encoding sensor histidine kinase — protein: MLTLHKSAADGAPAGPLARLIWPFLEMWKRLINIGVHKELTEWQWKRVRLLNGISAITIAIYTGYVIVFFNSPDWLTFRICLAGVFLNLPPFILNHYRRYNASAYYCILSVTVLCSFIAIARKYDGVEYYLISNSIVAMLFFRKFWKILMLFSLNVAAYFAVRYAMQHVQPFLYVKDSTYFYNANVLLFFMTLFFVVYYFRAENFRQEKMLSQKNETLGQSLEHLQNTQDQLVQQEKLASLGALTAGIAHEIQNPLNFVDNFSEVGIELVEELRQELDHEAISEKRRVMITSLLDDLAQSQKKVNEHADRAGNIVRGMLLHSRASRGERQPTDLNALADEYLRLAYHGLRAKHKDFNATLSTDFNLQLGPITVVVEDISRVLLNLFTNAFYAVHKKATQLPPGSNYKPTVSVSTQRAVNGVLLRVRDNGTGIPLDVIDKIFHPFFTTKPPGEGTGLGLSLSYDIVTKGHGGTLTVNSEYGEYSEFTVWLPEVRA
- a CDS encoding sensor histidine kinase, with the translated sequence MESKYKVADMLLFGALLLLSTLHVAFYLYNPNQRANFYFALYTMAEASAFFCTGFLDDIGAHGLRLGMDIVSYASLQIGSVLAVRALYSFFYLRVGRIYYALWIANIFSLLLLMFGQGFHWYPTVGFMLLVTAEQLRITVGALRQAKRAAGIIALGFGIAFVLLLAFALLSVVQPEILRQEVLGIPLHTMLTFSAFLCPVLAISLFLACRFALDSRLLMIKLAQVRRLSAQATAQQEEKQQLLAQQNELLEQQVQQRTAALQQTLSNLQAMQQQLIQSEKMASLGELTAGIAHEIQNPLNFVNNFAEVGVDLLAELKAGPLLSLPDKERKSAAELVDDLSQNLEKITYHGKRADSIVKGMLEHSRASRGERQLTDLNALADEYLRLAYHGLRAKHKDFNATLTTDFDKNLGLVELVPQEIGRVLLNLINNAFYAVQQRQRLGQAGYRPEVCVATKRLKNEQVVIWVKDNGMGIPEVIRQKIFHPFFTTKPPGEGTGLGLSLSYDIVTKGHGGTLTVTTKPGEYTEFAVSLPVSQEHVQTQTLSYSI
- a CDS encoding response regulator, giving the protein MRKILVVDDEADVRLLFEQRFRREIRDGVFSFSFAFSGEEALSYLEQEPHYSEVVLILSDINMPGMSGLELLRLIKKDHPIPPPLVMMITAYADAESYNKAMELGANDFLSKPLDFATLRQKLLLLNTI
- a CDS encoding adenylate/guanylate cyclase domain-containing protein, whose product is MKTKILVVDDEADLELLIKQKFRRKIREGTYEFRFAHDGQQALDKLKEQPDVDIVLSDINMPVMDGLTLLTKLPEVNPTLKTVMVSAYGDMQNIRTAMNRGAFDFVCKPVDFADLEVTLEKTIAQVQQLRETLRAIQENNILKMYVDETVINFMARPGLENRLMASESIEATVVFIDICGFTALAEKLQADALVRLLNLYFDQMVKEIIAQGGYIDKFMGDAVMAVFRGTFHLDRAIDAALSVRTLLQTNAEPLPDGITYRPDVAIGISTGEVVSGNIGSASLKRLDYTIIGDTVNLGQRLQSVAQPGQILITEATYQQVKESFQCQPVQEFTLKNKAKPVMTYEVVS